In Microbacterium sp. 1.5R, the following are encoded in one genomic region:
- a CDS encoding Lrp/AsnC family transcriptional regulator — protein sequence MASSKKHPPLDDVAKTIIELLQEDGRRSYSDIGREVGLSEAAVRQRVQRLTESGVMQIVAVTDPMQLGFPRQAMIGVRVSGDTRVVAEAIAEIAAIDYVVITVGSFDILAEVVCEDDEDLLALINDHIRPIDGVLSTETFIYAKLQKQLYNWGTR from the coding sequence ATGGCGTCCTCGAAGAAGCACCCCCCACTGGACGATGTCGCGAAGACGATCATCGAACTGCTGCAGGAGGACGGGCGACGCTCGTACTCCGACATCGGGCGAGAGGTGGGGCTCAGCGAAGCCGCCGTCCGCCAGCGCGTGCAGCGGCTCACCGAGTCCGGCGTGATGCAGATCGTCGCAGTGACCGATCCGATGCAGCTCGGCTTCCCCCGGCAGGCCATGATCGGCGTCCGCGTCTCGGGCGACACGAGGGTCGTGGCCGAGGCCATCGCCGAGATCGCCGCCATCGACTACGTCGTCATCACCGTGGGCTCGTTCGACATCCTCGCCGAGGTCGTCTGCGAGGACGACGAGGACCTCCTCGCCCTCATCAACGATCACATCCGCCCGATCGACGGGGTCCTGTCGACCGAGACCTTCATCTACGCCAAGCTGCAGAAGCAGCTCTACAACTGGGGGACCAGATGA
- a CDS encoding aspartate aminotransferase family protein, with protein sequence MSTQRPTPSEAELQTMAKDHLWMHFTRQSTMEKSGVPIIVKGDGHRIWDSKGKEYFDGLAGLFVVNAGHGRRRLAEAAAKQASELSFFPLWSYAHPAAIELADRLAAEAPGDLNRVFFSTGGGEAVETAFKLAKHYWKLMGKPTKHKVISRSVAYHGTPQGALAITGIPAMKSMFEPVTPGGFRVPNTNFYRAAEMGGPSDDLEAFGRWAADRIEEMILFEGADTVAAVFLEPVQNSGGCFPPPPGYFARVREICDRHDVLLVSDEVICAFGRLGHTFACTGLGYVPDMITCAKGMTSGYSPIGATVISDRIYEPFSKGDVSFPHGYTFGGHPVSAAVALENLAIFDEEGLNEHVRENSPLFRAELEKLLDIPIVGDVRGDGYFFGIELVKDKATRETFDDDESERLLRGFLSPALFEAGLYCRADDRGDPVIQLAPPLTVGSAEFRQIEQILRSVLTDAQSVL encoded by the coding sequence ATGAGCACGCAACGCCCGACACCGTCCGAGGCCGAACTCCAGACCATGGCCAAGGACCACCTGTGGATGCACTTCACACGGCAGTCCACGATGGAGAAGAGCGGCGTCCCGATCATCGTCAAGGGCGACGGTCACCGCATCTGGGACTCGAAGGGCAAGGAGTACTTCGACGGCCTCGCCGGACTCTTCGTCGTCAACGCCGGCCACGGCCGTCGTCGGCTCGCCGAGGCCGCGGCGAAGCAGGCATCCGAGCTGTCGTTCTTCCCGCTGTGGTCGTATGCGCACCCGGCGGCCATCGAGCTCGCCGACCGACTCGCGGCCGAGGCGCCCGGCGACCTGAACCGCGTGTTCTTCTCGACGGGCGGCGGCGAGGCGGTCGAGACCGCGTTCAAGCTCGCGAAGCACTACTGGAAGCTGATGGGCAAGCCGACCAAGCACAAGGTCATCTCGCGATCGGTCGCCTATCACGGCACCCCTCAGGGCGCACTGGCCATCACCGGCATCCCGGCGATGAAGTCCATGTTCGAGCCCGTCACCCCGGGTGGGTTCCGCGTGCCGAACACCAACTTCTACCGCGCGGCCGAGATGGGCGGCCCGAGCGACGACCTCGAGGCCTTCGGTCGCTGGGCCGCCGACCGCATCGAGGAGATGATCCTGTTCGAGGGCGCCGACACGGTCGCCGCGGTGTTCCTCGAGCCGGTGCAGAACTCGGGCGGATGCTTCCCGCCTCCTCCCGGATACTTCGCCAGGGTGCGCGAGATCTGCGACCGCCACGACGTGCTGCTCGTGTCGGACGAGGTCATCTGCGCGTTCGGTCGCCTGGGCCACACCTTCGCGTGCACGGGCCTCGGCTACGTGCCCGACATGATCACGTGCGCCAAGGGCATGACGAGCGGCTACTCGCCCATCGGCGCGACCGTCATCAGCGACCGGATCTACGAGCCGTTCTCGAAGGGCGACGTGTCGTTCCCGCACGGCTACACGTTCGGCGGGCATCCGGTCTCGGCGGCCGTGGCCCTCGAGAACCTCGCGATCTTCGACGAGGAGGGGCTCAACGAGCACGTGCGCGAGAACTCGCCCCTGTTCCGCGCCGAGCTCGAGAAGCTCCTCGACATCCCGATCGTGGGCGATGTGCGCGGAGACGGCTACTTCTTCGGCATCGAGCTCGTGAAGGACAAGGCGACGCGGGAGACCTTCGACGACGACGAGTCCGAGCGGCTGCTGCGCGGCTTCCTCTCCCCCGCCCTGTTCGAGGCCGGGCTCTACTGCCGCGCCGACGACCGCGGCGACCCCGTGATCCAGCTCGCACCGCCGCTGACGGTGGGATCCGCGGAGTTCCGTCAGATCGAGCAGATCCTGCGGAGCGTGCTCACCGACGCCCAGTCGGTGCTCTGA
- a CDS encoding PucR family transcriptional regulator — translation MLSEPAVQQGGPSVLVGGAALDVAVRWVHVSDSPDVARLLDGGELLLTTGAGWPSDVEQLRDFATSLHRAGIAGIVFELGTAREAVPQPLVDLCATVGLALIALTREVKFVAVTEAVHHALIAAQTHALHERQHLHELFTALSLQGAPADVVVSETARALRAPVILENLAGEVIAAEGLDSPIADVLSSRGDAERVPVQARGVRWGTLLAQPGPAHPAGRVTVLEQGATALAFGCIADGGDTEWSLLAQRTVIDDLLGARFAKADDIDARLRAGGFALADRQCHGIVARGSASISELAYRARQAGFAVMAARVEGDDVALLSLPASAVLSDEVVLRIAGPDRAVFVGPVADDVVGLLGSLRAARDLADSDRAEAGARVRRVDDRPLERLVATLRDDHRLHEHSERMLAPLIRHDRERRGDLLAVLAALVAHPGNRSAAAAASHLSRSVFYQRLTLIGDLLGADLDDGETIAALHLALLARRRTAVTD, via the coding sequence GTGCTCTCCGAGCCCGCCGTGCAGCAGGGCGGCCCGTCGGTGCTCGTGGGCGGCGCCGCTCTCGATGTCGCCGTGCGGTGGGTGCATGTCTCCGACAGCCCGGACGTCGCGCGGCTTCTCGACGGCGGCGAGCTGCTGCTGACCACGGGAGCCGGGTGGCCGAGCGACGTCGAGCAGCTGCGGGACTTCGCGACCAGCCTGCACCGCGCGGGCATCGCCGGCATCGTGTTCGAGCTCGGCACAGCCCGGGAGGCGGTGCCCCAGCCGCTGGTCGACCTGTGCGCGACGGTCGGACTGGCGCTCATCGCGTTGACCCGAGAGGTCAAGTTCGTCGCGGTGACCGAGGCGGTGCATCATGCCCTCATCGCCGCGCAGACGCACGCGCTGCACGAGCGTCAGCACCTGCACGAGCTCTTCACCGCGCTGAGCCTGCAGGGCGCGCCGGCCGATGTCGTGGTGTCCGAGACCGCGCGGGCGCTACGCGCACCGGTGATCCTGGAGAACCTCGCAGGTGAGGTGATCGCGGCCGAGGGGCTCGACTCTCCGATCGCCGACGTCCTGAGCTCGCGTGGCGACGCCGAGCGGGTGCCGGTGCAGGCGCGGGGAGTGCGCTGGGGCACGCTGCTCGCCCAGCCGGGACCGGCTCACCCCGCCGGGCGGGTCACGGTGCTCGAACAGGGGGCGACGGCCCTCGCGTTCGGCTGCATCGCCGACGGCGGCGACACCGAATGGTCGCTGCTCGCGCAGCGCACGGTGATCGATGATCTGCTGGGGGCGCGCTTCGCGAAGGCCGACGACATCGACGCGCGGCTGCGTGCCGGCGGTTTCGCCCTCGCCGACCGGCAGTGCCACGGGATCGTCGCCCGAGGGTCGGCGTCGATCAGCGAGCTCGCGTATCGCGCACGGCAGGCGGGGTTCGCCGTCATGGCGGCCAGGGTCGAGGGCGACGACGTCGCTCTGCTGTCACTTCCGGCATCCGCAGTGCTGTCCGACGAGGTCGTGCTGCGCATCGCCGGTCCCGACCGCGCGGTGTTCGTCGGCCCGGTCGCCGATGACGTCGTCGGACTGCTCGGCTCGCTGCGCGCCGCGCGCGACCTCGCCGACAGCGACCGCGCCGAGGCGGGGGCCAGAGTGCGGCGGGTCGACGATCGCCCGCTCGAGAGGCTCGTCGCCACGCTGCGCGACGATCACCGGCTGCACGAGCACAGCGAGCGGATGCTGGCGCCGCTGATCCGTCACGACCGAGAGCGTCGCGGCGACCTGCTCGCCGTGCTCGCGGCTCTCGTCGCACACCCGGGCAACCGCTCGGCGGCGGCCGCCGCGAGTCACCTGTCGCGGTCGGTGTTCTATCAGCGCCTCACGCTGATCGGCGATCTGCTCGGTGCCGACCTCGACGACGGCGAGACGATCGCGGCGCTCCACCTCGCGCTCCTCGCGAGGCGGCGCACCGCGGTGACCGACTGA
- a CDS encoding CoA-acylating methylmalonate-semialdehyde dehydrogenase → MDIVRHLINGAETADAARTGQVFDPATGQVSKQVAFASTAEVDQAIAAAASALPAWRETSLIKRADVFFRLRQLLKERTPELAAIVTSEHGKVLSDAAGEVSRGIENVEFAAGLVHLLKGERSEQVSRGVDVHSVKQPVGVVAAITPFNFPVMVPLWMVASAIACGNTVVLKPSEKDPSAAIWIAKLFQEAGLPDGVLNVVNGDKEAVDALLESPRVNAISFVGSTPIARSIYQRAANAGKRVQALGGAKNHMVVMPDADIDAAADAAVSAAYGSAGERCMAVSVLVAVGDIADDLVTAIASRIDGLTIGAGTDAASEMGPLITREHRDRVASYVTGATAEGATVVVDGTTKEFDSDGFFIGVSLIDRVAPGMKVYDDEIFGPVLSVVRVETYAEAVELVNANAYGNGTAIFTRDGGTARQYEFDIEVGMVGVNVPIPVPIGAYSFGGWKDSLFGDSHIYGPESVHFYTRSKVVTTRWPDHTPSQIDLGFPSNH, encoded by the coding sequence GTGGACATCGTCCGTCACCTCATCAATGGAGCAGAGACCGCCGACGCGGCGCGCACGGGACAGGTCTTCGACCCGGCCACCGGTCAGGTGTCGAAGCAGGTCGCCTTCGCGTCGACCGCCGAGGTCGACCAGGCCATCGCCGCCGCGGCATCCGCTCTGCCCGCCTGGCGCGAGACGAGCCTCATCAAGCGCGCCGACGTCTTCTTCCGCCTGCGTCAGCTGCTCAAGGAGCGCACGCCCGAGCTCGCGGCGATCGTCACCTCGGAGCACGGCAAGGTGCTCTCGGACGCCGCCGGCGAGGTCTCGCGCGGCATCGAGAACGTCGAGTTCGCCGCCGGCCTCGTGCACCTGCTCAAGGGAGAGCGCAGCGAGCAGGTCTCGCGCGGCGTCGACGTGCACTCGGTCAAGCAGCCCGTCGGGGTCGTCGCGGCGATCACGCCGTTCAACTTCCCCGTCATGGTGCCGCTGTGGATGGTCGCTTCGGCGATCGCCTGCGGCAACACGGTCGTGCTCAAGCCGAGCGAGAAGGACCCGTCGGCGGCCATCTGGATCGCGAAGCTCTTCCAGGAGGCAGGATTGCCCGACGGCGTGCTCAATGTCGTGAACGGCGACAAGGAGGCCGTCGACGCGCTGCTCGAGTCGCCGCGGGTGAACGCGATCAGCTTCGTCGGATCGACCCCGATCGCCCGCTCCATCTACCAGCGGGCGGCGAACGCGGGCAAGCGCGTGCAGGCTCTGGGCGGCGCGAAGAACCACATGGTCGTGATGCCGGATGCCGACATCGACGCCGCGGCCGACGCGGCGGTCTCGGCCGCATACGGCTCGGCCGGCGAGCGCTGCATGGCCGTCTCGGTGCTGGTCGCGGTGGGAGACATCGCCGACGACCTCGTCACAGCGATCGCCTCGCGCATCGACGGACTCACGATCGGCGCGGGCACGGACGCCGCGAGCGAGATGGGCCCGCTCATCACCCGCGAGCACCGCGACCGCGTCGCCTCCTACGTGACCGGCGCCACCGCGGAGGGTGCGACCGTCGTGGTCGACGGCACGACGAAGGAGTTCGACTCCGACGGCTTCTTCATCGGGGTCAGCCTCATCGATCGGGTCGCTCCCGGCATGAAGGTGTACGACGACGAGATCTTCGGCCCGGTGCTCTCGGTCGTGCGCGTCGAGACCTATGCCGAGGCCGTCGAGCTCGTCAACGCGAACGCGTACGGCAACGGCACCGCGATCTTCACCCGCGACGGCGGCACCGCCCGCCAGTACGAGTTCGACATCGAGGTCGGCATGGTCGGCGTCAACGTGCCGATCCCCGTGCCGATCGGCGCCTACTCGTTCGGCGGCTGGAAGGACTCGCTCTTCGGCGACTCGCACATCTACGGACCCGAGTCGGTGCACTTCTACACTCGGTCGAAGGTGGTCACGACGCGCTGGCCCGACCACACGCCCTCGCAGATCGACCTGGGCTTCCCGAGCAACCACTGA
- a CDS encoding aspartate aminotransferase family protein, with protein sequence MTNFIDRHGASHPLPAPEAEAQVRADDRGHVFHSWSAQGLIDPLPVAAGEGSTFWDYAGNAYLDFSSQLVNLNLGHQHPDLVAAIQQQAGRLSTIQPAMANDVRGELARLIIEVAPEGFEKVFFTNGGAEANEYAVRMARQSTGRHKVLSMYRSYHGSTATAISLTGDPRRWANGTPDSGAVRFFGPYLYRSPFHAETPEQESERALAHLEQTIQLEGPSTIAAIIIETVVGTNGVLVPPPGYLQGVRELCDRYGIVYIADEVMVGFGRLGEWFGIDAYDGRPDLITFAKGVNSGYVPLGGVVISERIAKAFDTTPFAGGLTYSGHPLACAAGVATFEVFRRDGILERVRDLGERIVEPTLRGWVDTHPSVGEVRGRGLFWAVELVRDKETREPLVPFNASGADAAPVAAFAAAAKKAGVWPFTHFNRMHVAPPLVIGEDDLVRGLAVLDEALAVADEAATS encoded by the coding sequence ATGACGAACTTCATCGATCGCCACGGCGCATCGCATCCGCTCCCCGCCCCCGAGGCCGAGGCGCAGGTGCGGGCGGACGACCGCGGCCACGTCTTCCACTCCTGGAGCGCCCAGGGACTCATCGATCCGCTGCCCGTCGCCGCGGGTGAGGGCTCGACGTTCTGGGACTACGCCGGCAACGCCTACCTCGACTTCTCGAGCCAGCTGGTGAACCTCAACCTGGGGCACCAGCATCCCGACCTCGTGGCCGCGATCCAGCAGCAGGCGGGTCGCCTCTCGACCATCCAGCCGGCGATGGCCAACGACGTGCGGGGCGAGCTCGCCCGACTCATCATCGAGGTCGCGCCCGAGGGCTTCGAGAAGGTCTTCTTCACCAACGGCGGCGCCGAGGCCAACGAGTACGCCGTGCGCATGGCGCGCCAGTCGACGGGCCGCCACAAGGTGCTCTCGATGTACCGCAGCTATCACGGGTCGACCGCGACGGCGATCTCGCTGACGGGTGATCCTCGCCGGTGGGCGAACGGCACACCGGATTCCGGAGCCGTGCGCTTCTTCGGGCCCTACCTCTACCGCTCGCCGTTCCACGCCGAGACGCCGGAGCAGGAGTCCGAGCGCGCCCTCGCCCACCTCGAGCAGACCATCCAGCTCGAAGGACCCTCGACGATCGCGGCGATCATCATCGAGACCGTCGTCGGCACGAACGGCGTGCTCGTGCCGCCGCCCGGCTACCTGCAGGGCGTGCGCGAGCTGTGCGACCGCTACGGCATCGTCTACATCGCGGACGAGGTCATGGTCGGCTTCGGCCGCCTCGGCGAGTGGTTCGGCATCGACGCGTACGACGGGCGTCCCGACCTGATCACCTTCGCGAAAGGCGTGAACTCCGGGTACGTGCCGCTCGGCGGCGTCGTCATCTCCGAGCGCATCGCGAAGGCCTTCGACACCACGCCGTTCGCGGGAGGGCTCACGTACTCCGGGCATCCGCTCGCGTGCGCCGCGGGCGTCGCCACCTTCGAGGTGTTCCGCCGCGACGGCATCCTCGAGCGGGTGCGCGACCTCGGCGAGCGCATCGTCGAGCCGACCCTGCGCGGCTGGGTCGACACCCACCCGAGCGTCGGAGAGGTGCGCGGCCGCGGGCTCTTCTGGGCCGTCGAGCTGGTGCGCGACAAGGAGACGCGCGAGCCGCTCGTGCCGTTCAACGCGAGCGGAGCGGATGCCGCGCCCGTCGCCGCCTTCGCCGCCGCCGCCAAGAAGGCGGGTGTCTGGCCGTTCACGCACTTCAACCGCATGCACGTGGCACCGCCGCTCGTGATCGGCGAGGACGATCTCGTGCGCGGTCTGGCCGTGCTCGACGAGGCTCTCGCCGTGGCCGACGAGGCAGCCACGAGCTGA
- a CDS encoding FadR/GntR family transcriptional regulator → MSEHPSDGDLVEVRRAVYRPLRRGNALEDAVARLVQTIRLGVVAPGESLPPERELAASFGVSRDTVREAIRELADTGYLVPKRGRYGGTFIADPLPQPSDAGEVTADEIDDVLGLRRVLETGAVRAAASRTLDAATRADLWARHEAALPAGPEEYRRLDTLLHLAIAEAAGIPSLVALVAENRADVNAWLDTFPLMPRNIQHSGEQHEQIVTAILAGRPDVAEAAMRDHLAGSEALLRGFLI, encoded by the coding sequence ATGAGCGAGCACCCTTCCGATGGCGATCTCGTCGAGGTGCGCCGGGCGGTCTACCGGCCGCTTCGCCGAGGCAACGCCCTCGAGGATGCGGTGGCTCGCCTCGTGCAGACCATCCGCCTCGGCGTCGTCGCCCCGGGGGAGTCGCTGCCGCCGGAACGAGAGCTCGCCGCCTCGTTCGGCGTCAGTCGCGACACCGTGCGCGAGGCGATCCGCGAACTCGCCGACACCGGATACCTGGTGCCCAAGCGGGGGCGCTACGGCGGCACGTTCATCGCCGATCCGCTGCCCCAGCCCTCGGATGCCGGGGAGGTCACGGCGGACGAGATCGACGATGTGCTGGGGCTGCGGCGGGTGCTCGAGACGGGAGCGGTGCGGGCTGCGGCGAGCCGGACGCTGGATGCCGCGACCCGCGCCGACCTGTGGGCGCGACATGAGGCCGCGCTGCCCGCCGGGCCCGAGGAGTATCGGCGTCTCGACACGCTGCTGCACCTCGCGATCGCGGAGGCGGCCGGCATCCCCTCGCTCGTCGCGCTGGTCGCCGAGAACCGGGCCGACGTCAATGCGTGGCTCGACACGTTCCCGCTGATGCCGCGCAACATCCAGCACTCGGGTGAGCAGCATGAGCAGATCGTGACGGCGATCCTCGCCGGGCGGCCCGACGTCGCCGAGGCGGCGATGCGCGATCACCTCGCCGGTTCCGAAGCGCTGCTGCGCGGATTCCTGATCTGA
- a CDS encoding 3-oxoacyl-ACP reductase: MTIDLTQRLKDRVAIITGGASGIGFATAQRFAAEGAFVVIADVDPATGEKAAAEVGGAFRPVDVADETMVNTLFDGVAAEFGRIDIAFNNAGISPADDDSIETTELPAWDRVQDVNLKSVYLCSRAALRHMVPAGRGSIINTASFVALLGSATSQISYTASKGGVLAMSRELGVQFARQGVRVNALCPGPVNTPLLQELFAKDPERAQRRLVHVPMGRFAEPSELAAAVAFLASDDSSFITASAFVVDGGITNAYVTPL; this comes from the coding sequence ATGACCATCGATCTGACCCAGCGCCTCAAGGACCGCGTCGCGATCATCACCGGAGGGGCGAGCGGGATCGGCTTCGCCACCGCTCAGCGCTTCGCGGCCGAAGGCGCGTTCGTCGTCATCGCCGACGTCGACCCCGCCACGGGCGAGAAGGCGGCGGCCGAGGTGGGCGGTGCGTTCCGTCCCGTCGACGTGGCCGACGAGACCATGGTGAACACCCTCTTCGACGGCGTCGCCGCGGAGTTCGGCCGTATCGACATCGCCTTCAACAACGCCGGCATCTCGCCCGCTGACGACGACTCGATCGAGACGACCGAGCTGCCGGCCTGGGATCGCGTGCAGGACGTGAACCTGAAGAGCGTGTACCTGTGCAGCCGTGCGGCACTGCGCCACATGGTGCCGGCGGGTCGCGGATCGATCATCAACACCGCGTCGTTCGTCGCCCTGCTGGGGTCGGCGACCTCGCAGATCAGCTACACCGCGTCGAAGGGCGGCGTGCTGGCGATGTCGCGCGAGCTCGGCGTGCAGTTCGCGCGACAGGGCGTGCGGGTGAACGCGCTGTGCCCCGGGCCGGTGAACACGCCGCTGCTGCAGGAGCTGTTCGCCAAGGATCCCGAGCGCGCGCAGCGACGACTCGTGCACGTGCCCATGGGGCGCTTCGCCGAGCCGTCCGAGCTGGCCGCCGCTGTGGCCTTCCTCGCCTCGGACGACTCATCGTTCATCACCGCCAGCGCCTTCGTGGTCGACGGCGGCATCACGAACGCCTACGTCACCCCGCTGTGA
- a CDS encoding aldehyde dehydrogenase family protein, protein MSAFTVINPSTGAAIREVARADIGETDAAIARAVAAQRRWAALAPVARADALRSFARAVEAAAEELAQLEVRNSGHPIGSARWEAGHVAQVLNYYSADPERLSGRQIPVAGGLDVTFHDPYGVVGVIVPWNFPMTIAAWAFAPALAAGNAVVLKPAELTPLTAIRLGELALEAGLPEGLFEVVTGSGSVVGQRLVEHPDVRKVVFTGSTEVGIEVAAGCARALKPVTLELGGKSANIVFADADLEKAVAAVPGSVFDNAGQDCCARSRLLVQRSVYDRFLEMLEPAVRAWRVGDPSSADTDMGPLISAAHRDTVSGFLDDANIAFRGSAPSGDGFWFAPAVVLADPSDRIAQQEVFGPVVAVMPFEDEADAIRLANDTVYGLAGSIWTESLGRAVRVSRGVQSGVLSVNSHSSVRYATPFGGMKASGLGRELGPDAAEHFTETKNVFFATDES, encoded by the coding sequence ATGAGCGCGTTCACAGTCATCAACCCGTCGACCGGCGCGGCGATCCGCGAGGTCGCGCGCGCCGACATCGGAGAGACGGATGCCGCGATCGCGCGCGCTGTCGCAGCGCAGCGACGGTGGGCGGCTCTCGCCCCGGTCGCGCGGGCTGACGCGCTGCGGTCCTTCGCTCGTGCGGTCGAGGCCGCCGCAGAGGAGCTCGCACAGCTCGAGGTGCGGAACTCCGGGCATCCGATCGGCTCGGCCCGCTGGGAGGCCGGACACGTCGCGCAGGTGCTCAACTACTACTCGGCCGATCCCGAGCGACTGTCGGGTCGGCAGATCCCGGTGGCCGGCGGACTCGACGTCACCTTCCACGACCCCTACGGCGTGGTCGGAGTCATCGTGCCGTGGAACTTCCCGATGACGATCGCGGCGTGGGCGTTCGCGCCGGCGCTCGCCGCAGGCAACGCCGTCGTCCTGAAGCCCGCCGAACTCACGCCGTTGACAGCCATCCGACTCGGCGAGCTCGCCCTCGAGGCGGGCCTTCCCGAAGGGCTGTTCGAGGTGGTCACCGGGTCGGGATCCGTGGTGGGGCAGCGTCTCGTCGAGCACCCTGACGTCCGCAAGGTCGTGTTCACCGGGTCGACCGAGGTCGGCATCGAGGTCGCCGCCGGATGCGCTCGCGCGCTCAAGCCCGTGACGCTCGAGCTCGGCGGCAAGAGCGCCAACATCGTCTTCGCCGACGCCGACCTTGAGAAGGCCGTCGCCGCGGTGCCCGGCTCGGTGTTCGACAACGCGGGCCAGGACTGCTGCGCCCGCAGCCGGCTGCTCGTGCAGCGATCGGTGTACGACCGGTTCCTCGAGATGCTCGAACCCGCGGTCAGGGCGTGGCGTGTGGGCGACCCGTCGAGTGCCGACACCGACATGGGGCCGCTCATCTCTGCCGCGCATCGCGACACCGTGTCGGGCTTCCTCGACGACGCGAACATCGCGTTCCGCGGCAGCGCTCCGAGCGGCGACGGATTCTGGTTCGCGCCCGCCGTGGTGCTCGCCGACCCGTCCGACCGGATCGCCCAGCAGGAGGTGTTCGGCCCGGTCGTCGCGGTGATGCCGTTCGAGGACGAGGCCGATGCGATCCGCCTGGCGAACGACACCGTCTACGGTCTCGCCGGGTCGATCTGGACCGAGAGCCTCGGACGGGCGGTGCGAGTCTCGCGCGGCGTGCAGAGCGGCGTGCTCTCGGTGAACTCGCACTCGTCGGTGCGCTACGCGACGCCGTTCGGCGGCATGAAGGCATCCGGACTCGGGCGCGAGCTGGGTCCCGACGCCGCAGAGCACTTCACCGAGACCAAGAACGTCTTCTTCGCGACAGACGAATCCTGA
- a CDS encoding gamma-glutamyl-gamma-aminobutyrate hydrolase family protein yields MASSASDPAPLIGVTTYLERAQQGVWDVRAAFLPEQYLTSVTSSGGIALLLPPQDPGAADAAISGMHGLVLSGGADVAPELYGEDRHPLTDPARVDRDAWELALFQAAERRGIPVLAICRGLQLVNVARGGTLQQHLPESLGTEKYRIGGGVFAENDVAVSTDTPLADIIGETEMRVHSYHHQGVDRLGEGLVAAAHSDDGLVQAFVDTSAGHIVGVQWHPEENAEDRRLFTDLVSQARAFAARRKEDAR; encoded by the coding sequence GTGGCTTCGAGCGCCTCTGACCCCGCGCCGCTGATCGGCGTCACGACCTATCTCGAGCGCGCGCAGCAGGGGGTGTGGGATGTCAGGGCCGCGTTCCTGCCGGAGCAGTACCTCACAAGCGTGACCTCCTCCGGCGGCATCGCCCTTCTTCTTCCACCACAGGATCCGGGTGCTGCAGATGCGGCGATCTCGGGCATGCACGGCCTCGTGCTCTCCGGCGGGGCGGACGTCGCGCCCGAGCTGTACGGCGAGGACCGGCATCCGCTCACCGACCCCGCGAGGGTCGACCGCGACGCGTGGGAGCTCGCGCTCTTCCAGGCGGCCGAGCGTCGTGGCATCCCGGTGCTCGCCATCTGCCGCGGTCTGCAGCTCGTGAACGTCGCCCGCGGCGGAACCCTGCAGCAGCACCTGCCCGAGTCGCTCGGCACCGAGAAGTACCGCATCGGCGGCGGTGTCTTCGCCGAGAACGACGTCGCGGTGTCGACCGACACACCCCTCGCCGACATCATCGGCGAGACCGAGATGCGGGTGCACAGCTACCACCACCAGGGGGTCGACCGTCTCGGCGAGGGGCTCGTCGCCGCCGCGCATTCGGACGACGGCCTCGTGCAGGCCTTCGTCGACACGTCAGCCGGCCACATCGTCGGCGTCCAATGGCACCCCGAGGAGAACGCCGAGGATCGGCGGCTCTTCACCGATCTCGTCTCACAGGCCCGTGCGTTCGCCGCGCGGCGGAAGGAGGACGCCCGATGA